A single Drechmeria coniospora strain ARSEF 6962 chromosome 03, whole genome shotgun sequence DNA region contains:
- a CDS encoding protein-vacuolar targeting protein Atg18, with the protein MAYPSLNFITFNQDHSCTSKGFRIYHTDPFSRIFSSDDGNIAIIEMLFSTSLVALILSPRHLVIQNTKRASIICELTFPSSVLAVRLNRKRLAVVLEEEIYLYDISNMSLLYTIPTSPNPFAIFALSPSSENCFIAYPLPKPREDVDSKRPSHAPPQSTYVPPTSGEVLVFDTLTLKAVNVVEAHRSPLCCICLSNDGTLMATASETGTIVRVFSVPRGQKLYQFRRGTYPSTIYSMSFNLSSTLLCVSSTSDTIHIFRLGPLPGNTTPAGAPIESPGSPESPRQGRRSRTRSNEEADSPSNSAAESPGSEAAEPAPGSSPARARLNHRRQSGSFSTILRRSSQMMGRGVAGVVGSYLPQSVTEMWEPLRDFAYIKIPKSATSGGQPRPSRGLGSLRSVVAMSSSSPQVMVVTSDGDFYVYNIDMENGGEGYLVKQFSVVDGDDKNDIRSYGS; encoded by the exons atggcctACCCATCGCTCAACTTCATTACTTTCAACCAGGACCACAGCT GTACCTCGAAAGGCTTCCGCATATATCACACCGATCCGTTCTCGAGGATATTCAGCAGCGATGACGGCaacatcgccatcatcgagATGCTCTTCTCTACCTCGCTTGTCGCCCTCATTCTATCCCCGCGACACTTGGTGATCCAGAACACAAAG AGAGCCTCCATCATTTGCGAACTTACCTTTCCTtcctccgtcctcgctgTGCGTCTTAATCGTAagcgcctcgccgtcgtcctcgaggaggagattTACCTTTACGACATCAGCAACATGAGCCTCCTCTACACCATACCCACATCCCCGAATCCCTTTGCCATTTTCGCCCTGTCACCATCGTCGGAGAACTGCTTTATTGCCTACCCGCTTCCAAAGCCTCGCGAAGACGTGGACTCGAAGAGGCCCTCTCACGCCCCACCCCAGTCTACATATGTTCCCCCGACATCTGGCGAAGTCCTCGTCTTCGACACACTAACTCTCAAAgccgtcaacgtcgtcgaggcccacCGCTCGCCCTTGTGCTGCATATGTCTCAGCAATGACGGTACTCTCATGGCTACGGCCAGTGAGACGGGCACCATTGTGCGAGTTTTCTCGGTCCCTCGGGGCCAGAAGCTGTACCAGTTCAGGCGAGGGACCTACCCGTCTACCATCTACAGCATGTCCTTCAACCTCAGCTCCACTTTGCTGTGCGTCTCTTCCACTTCCGACACGATCCATATTTTCCGTCTTGGCCCTCTCCCAGGAAACACAACCCCCGCAGGTGCTCCGATAGAGTCGCCAGGGTCGCCAGAATCGCCGAGGCAGGGTCGTCGGTCACGGACCCGAAGcaacgaggaggccgacTCTCCCAGCAACAGTGCAGCCGAATCTCCTGGAAGCGAGGCGGCAGAACCTGCGCCAGGCAGCAGCCCCGCCCGGGCAAGGCTCAACCACCGCCGGCAGAGTGGCTCGTTCAGCACGATTCTACGGCGCTCGTCGCAAATGATGGGCCGTGGTGTTGCTGGCGTCGTGGGCTCGTATTTGCCCCAGTCCGTCACGGAGATGTGGGAGCCCTTGAGAGATTTTGCCTACATAAAAATACCCAAATCGGCCACATCTGGAGGTCAGCCCCGTCCATCAAGGGGGCTCGGTTCCTTGCGAAGCGTCGTGGCAatgagcagcagcagtcCACAGGTCATGGTGGTGACAAGCGATGGCGACTTTTACGTTTACAACATCGACATGGAGAATGGAGGCGAAGGTTACTTGGTGAAGCAGTTCTC TGTCGTGGATGGCGACGATAAAAACGACATTCGAAGCTACGGCAGTTAG
- a CDS encoding dual specificity phosphatase: MATVALPRPIPHRNTATDSNPITPPHTLQDVGPSASSQKCIVPLPNRHIPACPTGPSKAGDIDTPPESPQDTDEYQYQQTSLLYPPDAYTRIDDGDLSIYEIDADQIADSLSFAAGQPLPPPSTVFPWLHGLHPNNQMQQAFFMGRRSCPRSTPSSLRAVTLVKADGDLTVARLKGAIAPDEFLRSGPNPDFIEADPADGFSVRNFQIQPAKVAFTSDIIVYGNDLGETRRVAWAVAGAQLRWRQLHRTQGKSLPEYNTFFCTSTFDDFVRRHGDLVAVDSAGNLTGNVLDFVHQERREMWNMTEASEISHNVFLGPTPESGSAEERKFEILIECSDLGRLNPTALKLIAEGGDGFVSRSFIDFPSSGSILPPTWSHDDADAILDTCRWIYHLAHGAPGHSSEQPGQAAEPKLTRPRKILIHCADGYTESTLLGIAYFSYSTGRPIPDAWVHLHTIKNRNFFAYPTDVALLTAIAPRLLRESPLCAGQNLGEGTNSAQNEPQWLSSLDGSFPSRVLDYLYLGNLGHANNPDLLRQLGISQILSVGETATWKDDDMKAWGAENMCVVQGVQDNGIDPLTEEFDRCLEFIGESYHAEPHRIPFTILNSMP, from the coding sequence ATGGCGACCGTTGCCTTGCCACGACCGATACCCCATCGCAATACCGCCACTGACAGCAATCCCATCACTCCTCCGCACACGCTTCAGGACGTCGGCCCCTCTGCTTCGTCTCAGAAATGCATCGTTCCCTTGCCTAACAGGCACATCCCGGCCTGTCCCACCGGTCCGTCCAAGGCAGGCGACATCGACACACCACCCGAGTCGCCCCAAGATACCGACGAGTACCAGTACCAGCAGACATCCCTCCTCTACCCACCGGATGCCTACACGCGAAttgacgacggcgatttGTCCATATATGAGATCGATGCCGACCAAATCGCCGACTCCTTGAGCTTTGCCGCCGGCCAACCACTACCCCCTCCTTCGACCGTTTTCCCCTGGCTACACGGCCTACACCCGAACAATCAGATGCAGCAAGCTTTTTTCATGGGCCGCCGCAGTTGCCCGAGGAGTACGCCATCATCACTCCGAGCCGTGACCTTGGTGAAAGCCGACGGAGATCTGACCGTCGCTCGTCTCAAAGGAGCCATCGCTCCAGATGAGTTTCTGCGCTCCGGTCCCAACCCTGACTTCATCGAGGCAGATCCTGCCGATGGGTTTTCTGTCCGCAACTTTCAGATTCAGCCAGCAAAGGTCGCCTTCACATCCGACATAATCGTCTACGGCAATGACCTTGGGGAGACGCGCAGGGTCGCTTGGGCCGTTGCCGGCGCCCAGCTACGATGGCGTCAATTGCACCGAACGCAGGGTAAATCCCTACCCGAGTACAACACTTTTTTCTGCACAAGCACGTTCGACGATTTTGTACGACGCCACGGCGATCTCGTTGCCGTCGATTCTGCGGGGAATCTCACCGGAAATGTTCTCGACTTCGTCCACCAAGAGCGAAGGGAGATGTGGAACATGACGGAGGCTTCCGAGATCTCGCACAATGTCTTCTTGGGACCCACGCCAGAATCTGGCAGTGCTGAGGAACGGAAGTTCGAAATTCTGATCGAATGCAGCGATCTCGGTCGACTGAATCCGACAGCGTTGAAGCTCATTGctgagggcggcgacggctttGTCTCCCGCTCATTCATCGACTTCCCTTCATCAGGCAGCATCCTTCCTCCAACCTGGTCGCATGATGATGCAGATGCCATCTTGGACACCTGTCGTTGGATTTACCATCTCGCCCACGGCGCCCCCGGACACTCATCGGAACAACCTGGACAAGCTGCGGAACCAAAACTTACCCGTCCCCGCAAAATCCTCATTCATTGTGCAGATGGCTACACGGAGTCGACTctgctcggcatcgcctATTTCAGCTACAGCACCGGTCGCCCGATACCGGATGCCTGGGTCCATCTTCATACTATCAAGAACCGAAACTTTTTCGCCTATCCGACCGATGTAGCTCTGTTGACGGCCATAGCACCGCGTCTGTTACGCGAGTCCCCTCTCTGTGCCGGTCAGAATCTTGGCGAGGGTACAAATTCGGCCCAGAACGAGCCTCAATGGCTCTCCAGTTTGGACGGATCCTTTCCAAGTAGAGTATTGGACTACTTGTATCTTGGGAATCTCGGGCACGCAAACAATCCGGATCTCCTCAGGCAACTTGGCATCAGCCAAATACTCAGTGTCGGTGAGACTGCTACCTGGAAAGATGATGACATGAAGGCCTGGGGGGCCGAAAACATGTGTGTGGTCCAAGGAGTTCAGGATAACGGCATCGATCCATTGACCGAAGAATTTGATCGCTGTCTTGAATTCATAGGTGAGAGCTATCACGCGGAACCGCACCGGATTCCTTTTACAATCCTGAACAGCATGCCCTAA
- a CDS encoding beta-1,3-endoglucanase: MAPSLAPVLSALLALTGNAFGQKYTLAQTINAENFFEEFIFNTTGTITSQPDDNWAWVQFQNLNDARTNELARVRNDEVYLGVDHRTELDPNQDEGRRSLRLVSRNTYKHGLLITRFSHFPAAVCGGWPSYWLLGEGPWPNAGEMDLYEGWNLAVANKPAFHVGEEKVLGTCKMHPTFQKANVISDNCDNTYADQVTQWPFQGCQSEEPNGIWASDKGGTPEALEWTSEYIKLFSWKRGEEPANIDDDQPDVKSWGAPSVNVDDCDIDRHFAAQRIIFTLPFCGDPVGTPLFWSELDGGSGITCDKHTGKKTCIEHVASNPKAFKDFYFQVQDIRYFNSTQPSIDPASPTVTPARSSTAGSRNNMIINAAPDEYSGKKFV; the protein is encoded by the exons ATGGCTCCCTCGCTGGCTCCTGTCCTATCGGCATTACTTGCTCTTACCGGCAACGCATTCGGCCAAAAATACACTCTCGCTCAAACAATAAACGCCGAGAACTTCTTCGAAGAGTTCATCTTTAACACG ACGGGCACCATCACCTCTCAACCGGACGACAATTGGGCTTGGGTCCAGTTTCAAAACTTGAACGATGCCCGCACCAATGAGTTGGCAAGGGTACGAAACGACGAAGTATATCTTGGTGTCGACCACAGAACCGAACTCGATCCGAATCAAGACGAGGGAAGACGCAGCTTGCGTCTGGTGTCTCGCAACACATATAAGCACGGCCTCCTGATCACCCGGTTCAGCCACTTTCCTGCCGCTGTGTGCGGAGGATGGCCTTCTTA CTGGCTGCTTGGCGAGGGGCCGTGGCCTAACGCCGGTGAGATGGACCTGTACGAAGGTTGGaaccttgccgtcgccaacaAGCCAGCATTTCATGTTGGGGAGGAGAAGGTGCTCGGAACGTGCAAAATGCATCCCACGTTCCAGAAAGCCAACGTCATATCCGACAACTGCGACAACACCTACGCCGATCAGGTAACGCAATGGCCATTCCAGGGCTGCCAGTCGGAAGAACCAAATGGTATATGGGCATCGGACAAGGGCGGTACTC CAGAGGCTCTCGAATGGACGAGCGAATACATCAAGCTATTTTCCTGGAAACGAGGCGAAGAGCCGGCcaacatcgacgacgaccaaccGGACGTCAAGTCCTGGGGTGCTCCATCCGTCAACGTCGACGATTGCGACATCGACCGTCACTTTGCAGCACAGCGGATCATCTTCACCCTGCCCTTTTGCGGAGACCCTGTTGGTACTCCCCTGTTCTGGTCTGAACTGGACGGAGGAAGCGGAATAACATGCGACAAACACACGGGAAAGAAAACATGCATCGAACACGTCGCCTCGAACCCAAAAGCGTTCAAGGACTTTTATTTCCAAGTTCAAGACATTCGATACTTCAACTCAACACAGCCTTCCATTGATCCTGCTTCCCCCACTGTTACGCCCGCCAGAAGCAGCACCGCTGGTTCCCGAAACAACATGATCATCAATGCGGCGCCCGATGAATACAGCGGCAAGAAGTTCGTGTGA